A section of the Kribbella sp. HUAS MG21 genome encodes:
- a CDS encoding class I SAM-dependent methyltransferase, which translates to MSATEKPAATAEQVEAAWNDNKLAQVLYHDWEASTYDEKWSISYDERCVDYARDRFTTIAGTRGWPYGKTLEIGAGTGFFTLNLKLAGVLDEAHVTDLSPGMVEAAKKNAKTLGFAIEGRVADAEKLPYDDDTFDLVIGHAVIHHIPDVELAFREMLRVLKPGGRFVICGEPTRYGDFVARRLSRFTWWATTNVTKLPALAHWRRPQEELDESSRAAALEAVVDLHTFDPDTLARTATRAGAADVKTVTEELLAAWVGWPIRTFEAAVPEQKLGFGWRMFAYKSWLQLSKVDKALSAVVPDELYYNVSITGVAPTGAAGRGRNPEQ; encoded by the coding sequence ATGTCTGCTACTGAGAAGCCGGCCGCGACCGCCGAACAGGTCGAGGCGGCCTGGAACGACAACAAGCTCGCCCAGGTGCTGTACCACGACTGGGAAGCGTCGACGTACGACGAGAAGTGGTCGATCTCGTACGACGAACGCTGCGTCGACTACGCCCGCGACCGCTTCACCACGATCGCCGGCACCCGCGGCTGGCCGTACGGCAAGACGCTCGAGATCGGCGCCGGCACCGGCTTCTTCACGCTGAACCTCAAGCTGGCCGGCGTCCTCGACGAGGCGCACGTCACCGACCTGTCGCCCGGCATGGTCGAGGCCGCGAAGAAGAACGCGAAGACGCTCGGCTTCGCGATCGAGGGCCGGGTCGCGGACGCGGAGAAGCTCCCGTACGACGACGACACCTTCGACCTCGTCATCGGCCACGCGGTCATCCACCACATCCCGGACGTCGAACTGGCGTTCCGCGAGATGCTGCGCGTGCTCAAGCCCGGCGGCCGGTTCGTGATCTGCGGCGAGCCCACGCGGTACGGCGACTTCGTGGCGCGGCGGCTGTCGCGGTTCACGTGGTGGGCGACCACCAACGTCACCAAGCTGCCCGCGCTCGCGCACTGGCGGCGGCCGCAGGAGGAGCTGGACGAGTCGTCGCGCGCGGCCGCGCTCGAGGCGGTCGTGGACCTGCACACCTTCGACCCGGACACGCTGGCGCGGACGGCGACGCGTGCCGGTGCCGCGGACGTGAAGACCGTGACGGAGGAACTGCTGGCCGCGTGGGTCGGGTGGCCGATCCGGACGTTCGAGGCCGCCGTACCGGAGCAGAAGCTCGGGTTCGGGTGGCGGATGTTCGCGTACAAGTCGTGGCTGCAGCTGTCGAAGGTGGACAAGGCGCTGTCTGCCGTTGTGCCGGACGAGCTTTACTACAACGTCTCCATCACTGGAGTAGCCCCGACCGGGGCGGCGGGGCGGGGAAGGAATCCAGAACAGTAG
- a CDS encoding acyltransferase, translating to MRLLSVANLRWVVRHRAWTPYYLKRYWRFAWFKLRHPQVITEGFVFLGKHLEIVARPGHGRIVLGKWVHLGDETRLRAHEGTLRIGDKVVFARDVTVNCYLDIEIGASTLIADWTYICDFDHKTEDLTLPIKDQGLVKSPVRIGPDCWLATKVTVTRGADIGRGSVIGANSVARGNIPPYSVAAGVPAKVLADRTTRYEADAERREYLAGLAEANTRTTARLHSGELPAEHPTAPPADPSANLPTTPPAEPVGGGRSVAPGDAGGDEVEAGGEKESPEGFSSYSPVGHYGPHIRSDAHDRTGERFGDRMSIGEEK from the coding sequence ATGCGGTTGCTGTCCGTGGCGAATCTGCGCTGGGTGGTGCGCCATCGGGCGTGGACGCCGTACTACCTGAAGCGCTACTGGCGGTTCGCCTGGTTCAAGCTGCGCCATCCGCAGGTGATCACCGAGGGGTTCGTGTTCCTCGGCAAGCACCTGGAGATCGTGGCGCGGCCCGGGCACGGGCGGATCGTGCTCGGCAAGTGGGTGCACCTCGGTGACGAGACCCGGCTGCGGGCGCACGAGGGGACGCTGCGGATCGGCGACAAGGTGGTGTTCGCGCGCGACGTCACGGTGAACTGCTACCTGGACATCGAGATCGGCGCGTCCACCTTGATCGCGGACTGGACGTACATCTGCGACTTCGACCACAAGACCGAGGACCTGACGCTGCCGATCAAGGACCAGGGCCTGGTGAAGTCGCCGGTCCGGATCGGCCCGGACTGCTGGCTGGCCACGAAGGTGACGGTCACCCGCGGCGCCGACATCGGCCGCGGCTCGGTGATCGGCGCGAACAGCGTTGCCCGCGGCAACATCCCGCCGTACTCCGTCGCCGCCGGCGTCCCCGCCAAGGTCCTCGCCGACCGCACCACCCGCTACGAAGCCGACGCCGAACGCCGCGAATACCTCGCCGGCCTGGCCGAAGCCAACACCCGCACCACCGCCCGCCTCCACTCCGGCGAACTTCCCGCCGAGCACCCCACCGCCCCTCCCGCGGACCCGTCCGCGAACCTGCCCACAACACCTCCCGCCGAACCGGTTGGGGGCGGGCGGAGCGTGGCGCCGGGGGATGCGGGTGGTGATGAGGTAGAAGCAGGTGGTGAAAAAGAGAGCCCCGAGGGGTTCTCAAGTTACTCACCAGTCGGGCACTATGGCCCCCACATCCGGTCGGACGCCCACGACCGGACCGGCGAGCGCTTCGGCGATCGGATGAGCATCGGAGAGGAGAAGTAG